Proteins from a genomic interval of Mesobacillus sp. S13:
- a CDS encoding type 1 glutamine amidotransferase domain-containing protein: MGKKIACLITDLFEDVEYLEPSRAFTEAGHEVMTIEKEKGKTVKGKQGKAEVKIDESIDNVKPEDFDALFIPGGFSPDQLRGDDRFVQFAKYFMDEKKPVLAICHGPQLLLTAKTLEGRSATGYKSIAVDMEYAGTKYKDKEVVVCCNQLVTSREPKDIPAFNRESLKVLEK; the protein is encoded by the coding sequence ATGGGTAAAAAAATTGCCTGTTTAATAACCGATCTATTTGAAGATGTGGAATATCTAGAGCCTTCACGCGCTTTTACAGAAGCGGGGCATGAAGTTATGACAATCGAAAAAGAAAAAGGCAAGACAGTAAAAGGCAAGCAGGGCAAAGCAGAGGTCAAGATTGACGAAAGCATCGACAACGTCAAGCCTGAGGATTTCGATGCACTGTTCATACCTGGGGGCTTCTCGCCAGACCAGTTGCGCGGGGATGATCGATTCGTGCAATTCGCCAAATACTTCATGGATGAAAAGAAGCCGGTATTAGCGATTTGCCATGGTCCACAGCTGTTGTTGACAGCCAAGACACTAGAAGGCCGAAGCGCAACCGGATACAAATCCATCGCCGTCGATATGGAATATGCTGGAACGAAATACAAGGACAAGGAAGTCGTCGTCTGCTGCAACCAGCTGGTAACAAGCAGAGAGCCGAAAGATATCCCAGCATTCAACCGCGAGTCACTCAAAGTGCTGGAAAAATAA
- the map gene encoding type I methionyl aminopeptidase, translating into MIVLKSAREIDNMKEAGKLLASVHKELRKRIMPGVTTWEIDQFVEDYLKKHGATPEQKGYRNYQYATCASINDEVCHGFPRKDALKDGDIVTIDMVVNLNGALADSAWSYAVGDISEQSQKLLDVTKEALYRGIAASVPGNRVGDIGHAIQSYVEGEGFSVVREFIGHGIGSVIHEKPDIPHYGLPGKGPRLKEGMVFTIEPMVNIGEWKTKMDDNGWTARTVDGKLSAQYEHTIAITKDGPVILTEQD; encoded by the coding sequence ATGATTGTTTTAAAGTCGGCACGAGAGATTGACAATATGAAGGAAGCTGGAAAATTGCTTGCTTCTGTTCATAAAGAGCTGCGCAAAAGGATTATGCCTGGGGTTACGACCTGGGAAATTGACCAGTTTGTTGAGGATTACTTGAAAAAGCATGGAGCCACGCCCGAACAGAAAGGCTATCGGAACTATCAATATGCTACATGCGCAAGCATCAATGATGAGGTTTGTCACGGTTTTCCCCGAAAAGACGCTCTCAAGGATGGCGACATTGTGACGATCGACATGGTCGTCAACCTGAACGGGGCTCTTGCCGATTCTGCCTGGAGCTATGCAGTCGGCGATATCAGCGAGCAGTCGCAAAAGCTGCTCGATGTGACAAAAGAAGCTTTATATCGCGGGATTGCTGCTTCTGTACCGGGAAATCGTGTTGGGGATATCGGCCATGCGATCCAGTCCTATGTGGAAGGCGAGGGATTTTCTGTTGTACGTGAATTCATCGGACATGGAATCGGTTCTGTAATCCATGAAAAGCCGGATATCCCGCACTATGGTCTGCCTGGAAAAGGGCCGCGGCTCAAGGAGGGCATGGTGTTCACGATTGAACCCATGGTCAATATTGGGGAGTGGAAAACGAAGATGGATGACAATGGCTGGACTGCAAGAACGGTCGACGGCAAGCTGTCTGCCCAGTATGAGCACACGATTGCGATCACAAAGGATGGTCCCGTCATTTTAACAGAACAGGATTAA
- a CDS encoding MurR/RpiR family transcriptional regulator yields the protein MASELNGQNVVVKINAIYSSLSSKEKAVADYILKNTQEIIHLSITEFAEHASVAEATIFRFCKRLGFRGYQAFKIALASELVEPIKNIHEEIKEEDEVVTLAQKVFAGHIEAMKETLNLLDAKVLENIIDVLGKATRIDFYGSGGSSAIALDAYHKFLRTGIHCNAHSDGHQQIISAALLGPGQAAIGISHSGSNKDVIEALKIAKANGAATIAITGHYKSPLSKEADFVLYTTSRETLFRSEALASRLVQLSLIDVIHVAVSVMRQEQTLGNLQKIREAISIKRF from the coding sequence ATGGCCAGTGAACTAAATGGACAAAATGTCGTCGTGAAAATTAACGCTATCTACTCATCGCTTTCCTCCAAGGAGAAGGCGGTCGCAGATTACATATTGAAAAACACGCAGGAAATCATCCATCTTTCGATCACCGAGTTTGCGGAGCATGCTTCTGTTGCCGAAGCGACGATTTTCCGCTTTTGCAAAAGGCTTGGATTCAGAGGATATCAAGCTTTCAAAATCGCCCTGGCGAGTGAGCTTGTGGAACCGATCAAGAATATCCATGAAGAAATAAAGGAAGAAGATGAGGTCGTAACCCTTGCGCAAAAAGTGTTCGCCGGACATATTGAAGCAATGAAGGAAACGCTGAATCTATTGGATGCCAAAGTGCTTGAAAACATTATCGATGTTCTGGGCAAGGCTACAAGGATTGATTTTTACGGTTCAGGCGGATCATCGGCGATTGCGCTTGATGCTTACCATAAATTCCTGCGGACAGGCATTCATTGCAATGCCCATAGTGACGGTCACCAGCAAATCATTTCAGCAGCGCTGCTCGGTCCCGGGCAGGCAGCAATCGGCATTTCGCATAGCGGCAGTAATAAAGATGTCATAGAAGCGTTGAAAATTGCAAAAGCTAATGGGGCAGCGACCATCGCGATTACCGGACATTACAAATCACCGCTGTCGAAAGAAGCGGATTTCGTTCTCTATACCACATCACGTGAAACGCTATTCAGGTCCGAAGCCTTAGCTTCAAGGCTGGTCCAGCTTAGTCTTATTGACGTAATTCATGTTGCGGTATCTGTAATGAGGCAGGAACAAACGCTAGGGAATCTGCAGAAGATAAGAGAAGCTATTTCGATTAAAAGATTTTAG
- the gnd gene encoding phosphogluconate dehydrogenase (NAD(+)-dependent, decarboxylating), translating into MKLGMVGLGKMGYNLVLNLMENGHEVVANDINEEAMQKIKAEGAEIAADYQAMADMLPKPRVVWLMIPAGELIDQVIEKFTPYLEEGDILIDGGNSNYKDTLRRAEKLSAAGIHFMDVGTSGGMEGARNGACTMIGGDAEVFSHVEPIFKDISIEKGYLYTGKVGSGHFLKMVHNGIEYGMMQAIAEGFDILEKSPFDYDYKEVSRVWNHGSVIRSWLMELMENAFSKEPKLESIKGVMHSSGEGKWTVETALDLQTAAPVIALSLMMRYRSLEDDTFTGKVVAALRNEFGGHAVEKK; encoded by the coding sequence GTGAAACTAGGAATGGTTGGCCTTGGCAAAATGGGCTATAACTTGGTACTGAATCTGATGGAAAACGGCCATGAAGTTGTGGCGAACGATATTAATGAAGAAGCAATGCAGAAAATCAAAGCAGAGGGTGCCGAGATTGCAGCTGATTATCAGGCAATGGCGGACATGCTGCCAAAGCCGCGCGTGGTTTGGCTGATGATTCCTGCCGGAGAATTGATCGACCAGGTGATCGAGAAGTTCACACCATACTTGGAGGAAGGCGACATCCTGATTGATGGCGGAAACTCCAACTATAAAGATACGTTAAGACGTGCTGAAAAGCTGTCTGCAGCGGGCATCCACTTTATGGATGTGGGAACAAGCGGCGGAATGGAAGGCGCTCGCAATGGTGCCTGCACAATGATCGGTGGCGACGCAGAAGTTTTTTCTCATGTTGAGCCAATCTTCAAGGACATCTCAATCGAAAAAGGCTATCTTTACACAGGAAAGGTCGGAAGCGGCCACTTCTTGAAAATGGTGCACAACGGAATTGAGTACGGAATGATGCAGGCAATCGCTGAAGGCTTTGACATTCTTGAAAAAAGCCCATTCGATTATGACTACAAAGAAGTTTCACGTGTATGGAACCACGGCTCCGTCATCCGCAGCTGGCTGATGGAACTGATGGAAAATGCCTTCTCCAAAGAGCCTAAGCTTGAAAGCATCAAAGGCGTCATGCATTCATCAGGAGAAGGTAAATGGACAGTCGAAACAGCGCTGGACCTGCAAACAGCAGCACCAGTCATCGCACTGTCACTGATGATGCGTTACCGCTCACTTGAAGATGACACGTTCACAGGAAAAGTTGTCGCAGCATTGCGAAACGAATTCGGCGGACATGCTGTCGAAAAGAAATAA
- a CDS encoding ABC transporter substrate-binding protein: MKTKWYFFFLTTVAVSAMIYAFLGVKGEESVEIGVLMIGENRYEKFTGLEEGLKDLGYNTKNIHFTVKNAQDDEGLIDRQIHELLSAKPDLIVTLGGIETLRLKEKMDEASIKIPVVFAGLAAPKELGLIKDYKSPGGIFTGINNYHASISGKRLEMLTSLVPAVERVHVIYDSKIDVSKLSLDETRNAAIQLGVEIAPCDASKDCLDTLWKSVGKREAILVLPSFRIESLTDEIVRLTSEKKIPAMGLYDFEAEKGLLASYGSSFYSQGYQASRFVSLILQGNKPGDLPVELPDGIRFVVNQQTKDALGVSYNQDLLHIADLIHPEVQGGSKR, from the coding sequence GTGAAAACAAAGTGGTATTTCTTTTTCCTGACGACGGTTGCCGTTTCGGCGATGATTTATGCTTTTCTGGGAGTGAAAGGGGAAGAGTCTGTTGAAATCGGCGTCCTGATGATTGGCGAAAACCGCTATGAGAAATTCACTGGCCTGGAAGAGGGTTTGAAGGATCTGGGTTACAACACAAAGAACATCCATTTTACCGTGAAAAATGCACAAGATGATGAAGGGTTGATTGACAGGCAAATACATGAGCTGCTTAGTGCGAAACCTGACCTTATTGTGACGCTTGGCGGGATTGAAACACTTCGACTAAAGGAAAAAATGGATGAAGCCAGTATCAAGATTCCGGTTGTTTTTGCCGGACTTGCCGCTCCGAAAGAACTGGGATTGATAAAAGATTACAAGTCTCCGGGTGGAATTTTTACCGGTATCAATAATTACCATGCGAGTATCTCGGGCAAGCGTCTCGAGATGCTTACCTCACTTGTGCCCGCTGTTGAAAGGGTGCATGTGATTTATGACAGCAAGATTGATGTCAGCAAATTAAGCCTTGATGAGACAAGGAATGCAGCCATTCAATTGGGTGTGGAAATCGCACCTTGTGATGCTTCAAAGGACTGCCTGGATACTTTATGGAAATCGGTCGGCAAAAGAGAGGCCATCCTCGTCCTGCCGAGCTTCAGGATTGAGTCACTGACAGATGAAATAGTGAGGCTGACTTCTGAGAAAAAGATTCCGGCCATGGGGCTGTATGACTTTGAAGCGGAAAAAGGACTGTTGGCGAGCTATGGGTCCAGCTTTTACTCGCAAGGATATCAGGCTTCAAGATTTGTCAGCTTGATTTTGCAGGGAAACAAACCGGGGGATTTACCTGTTGAATTGCCAGACGGCATCCGTTTTGTCGTCAACCAGCAGACGAAGGACGCACTTGGAGTCAGCTATAATCAGGATTTGCTGCATATCGCCGATCTGATCCACCCTGAAGTGCAGGGAGGGAGCAAGCGATGA
- a CDS encoding ATP-binding protein, with product MKYLMDFMHSQTIRNKVLVFGVVMSTIPLLLLSLYYYSFVKADLETRILEKQHLVLENLSREIQYEFSQTFQRIHVLASLNLLDKEQSALYDLLQQSESIEEVIIADEKGFVESRVSRYELNIAGDMERWFTDDMWFQLQSRDKVYGQVAFNQYGQPVMKLAIPFYEDDSKKAIGVTVQLQKIIGKISSMRQDHSSYIYLLDDKERVIAHQDYSKLWQKQTSGGEDELGVTAEIEDLDWVLVMEQPKATAFAPINRMLQSGIGAVALLILTVSLISVWAGLYFTRPIVSIDREMNKLKQGRKISPVKMRRTDELGKLADSFNDMSKELLEKSRLLEQEKERLDVVVNGIGAGLALVTKEYRITWMNPILKGWLNEDRLTLPCYAVIGGENAPCLNCPITCPDLDKIADEVMKFKDGANGERIFRHRVFPLNHAIEEEGEFLVVLEDITEQKQMEETMIQTDKLSALGIMASSFAHEVNNPLATINVYAEDLIDRIQAGDEDLDEEEMEHYLRKIKENTERCKRITGNLLNFSRKNDWTEDRIRIREIIENSISLVEHQLKKQRIQLVLRIADGLPLVSGDGLKLMQVIVNLINNAIDAMESEGSLVVSATESVNGAVLIKVNDSGHGIPAEAMDKLFDPFFTTKPIGKGTGLGLSVCYGIIQQFGGTIAIDSKPAEGTTVEIQLPAERSLKAGLGVADLAEASGQRFSKSGHADVYGNTVIDTTEVGYDVSNKIVGR from the coding sequence ATGAAATATCTAATGGATTTCATGCATTCGCAGACCATCCGCAATAAGGTGCTCGTGTTCGGAGTCGTCATGTCGACAATCCCGTTGCTGCTCCTCAGCCTGTATTATTACTCTTTTGTAAAAGCAGACCTTGAAACAAGGATCCTTGAAAAACAGCATCTGGTACTGGAGAATCTATCGCGGGAAATACAATACGAATTCAGCCAGACATTTCAGCGGATCCATGTCCTTGCTTCTCTTAATCTATTGGACAAAGAACAAAGCGCCTTGTATGACCTCCTGCAGCAAAGCGAATCGATCGAAGAAGTCATCATCGCGGATGAGAAAGGCTTTGTCGAAAGTAGGGTATCCCGTTACGAACTCAATATTGCTGGAGACATGGAACGGTGGTTTACGGACGATATGTGGTTCCAGCTGCAATCGCGTGACAAGGTATATGGGCAGGTGGCATTCAACCAATATGGTCAGCCTGTCATGAAACTGGCAATCCCTTTTTATGAAGACGACAGCAAGAAAGCAATCGGAGTGACTGTTCAGCTTCAAAAAATCATCGGGAAAATTTCTTCGATGCGACAGGATCATTCTTCTTATATTTATCTACTGGATGACAAAGAACGCGTCATCGCCCATCAGGATTACAGCAAGCTCTGGCAAAAGCAGACTTCTGGAGGCGAGGATGAACTTGGCGTTACCGCAGAAATCGAAGATCTCGACTGGGTGCTTGTGATGGAGCAACCGAAAGCAACGGCGTTCGCTCCGATTAACAGGATGCTCCAGAGCGGAATTGGTGCGGTTGCGCTGCTGATTTTAACCGTCAGCCTGATCAGTGTTTGGGCTGGGCTTTATTTTACAAGGCCGATCGTTTCGATTGACCGGGAAATGAACAAATTGAAGCAGGGACGGAAAATCAGCCCGGTGAAAATGAGGCGCACCGATGAACTGGGGAAATTGGCTGATTCCTTCAACGACATGAGCAAGGAACTGCTTGAAAAATCAAGATTGCTAGAGCAGGAGAAGGAAAGGCTCGATGTGGTGGTGAACGGGATCGGCGCTGGGTTAGCGCTCGTGACGAAAGAATACCGGATCACCTGGATGAATCCGATTTTAAAAGGGTGGCTGAACGAGGACCGGTTGACTCTGCCTTGTTACGCGGTGATCGGCGGGGAGAACGCGCCGTGTCTGAACTGTCCTATTACCTGCCCGGACCTAGATAAAATCGCTGACGAGGTCATGAAGTTCAAGGACGGCGCCAATGGCGAGCGGATTTTCAGGCACAGGGTGTTCCCGCTGAATCACGCGATTGAGGAAGAAGGCGAGTTCCTCGTCGTGCTTGAGGATATCACCGAGCAAAAACAAATGGAAGAAACGATGATCCAGACGGATAAACTGAGCGCACTGGGAATCATGGCATCGAGCTTTGCGCATGAAGTCAATAATCCGCTGGCGACGATCAATGTGTATGCAGAGGATCTGATTGACAGGATCCAGGCCGGTGATGAGGACCTCGATGAAGAAGAAATGGAACATTATCTTCGTAAAATCAAGGAAAATACCGAGCGCTGCAAACGGATCACCGGGAACCTGCTTAATTTTTCGCGTAAGAACGATTGGACAGAAGATCGAATTCGCATCAGGGAAATCATCGAGAACAGCATCAGCCTTGTCGAGCACCAGCTGAAAAAACAGCGAATCCAGCTTGTGTTACGGATCGCGGATGGGCTTCCGCTCGTTAGCGGCGACGGCTTGAAGCTGATGCAGGTCATTGTCAACCTGATCAATAACGCGATCGATGCGATGGAAAGCGAAGGAAGTTTGGTCGTTTCAGCAACTGAAAGTGTTAACGGAGCAGTATTGATCAAAGTGAACGACAGCGGCCACGGAATCCCAGCCGAGGCGATGGATAAACTGTTTGATCCATTTTTCACTACAAAGCCAATCGGCAAAGGAACAGGACTTGGTTTGTCCGTTTGTTATGGAATCATCCAGCAATTTGGCGGGACGATTGCAATTGACAGTAAACCTGCAGAAGGGACAACAGTGGAAATCCAGCTGCCGGCAGAGCGTTCGCTGAAAGCGGGGCTTGGTGTGGCAGACTTAGCAGAAGCGAGTGGACAAAGGTTTTCCAAATCAGGTCATGCAGATGTCTACGGAAACACAGTAATAGATACAACGGAGGTGGGCTACGATGTCAGTAACAAGATTGTTGGTCGTTGA
- a CDS encoding sigma-54-dependent transcriptional regulator, translated as MSVTRLLVVDDEQDLLELLVRRLKRKGFDVDSAGTAEDALELVKKNEYDIGVYDIRLPGMDGIELLKETKKIQPDIEVLILTGHGTIDTAIEAMKVGAFDYITKPYNLSELELTIGKAVENKALKEKNDSMKKIIAQHNEFNIIGDSANFKEVLEMTRRIADSDVPVLIEGESGTGKELFAKALHYWSCRADEPFVPVNSGALPEHLLESELFGHARGAFTGASQEKKGLVEAAKDGTLFLDELGEMPLALQVKLLRFLETGEFRRVGDVRERHVTVRVIAATNRDMEKEVAEGRFREDLYYRLNVVKLTIPPLRERKGDLPALIEHFIVKTKDPAKQLSAEAQAALEQYDFPGNVRELSHLIERGVLLSKGSLIEADDLLLPKQVAVVAAIVGEGTRLCSLEEVEKEHIENALKQMNWNKTKAADVLGISVRNLYRKIDQYGLKEK; from the coding sequence ATGTCAGTAACAAGATTGTTGGTCGTTGATGATGAACAGGATTTGCTTGAGCTTTTGGTGAGGAGGCTGAAGCGGAAGGGTTTTGACGTGGACAGCGCAGGTACGGCAGAGGACGCCCTCGAACTTGTGAAAAAGAATGAATATGACATCGGCGTCTATGACATTCGCCTTCCCGGTATGGATGGCATCGAGCTGTTAAAAGAAACCAAGAAGATCCAGCCTGATATCGAAGTGCTCATCCTGACAGGGCATGGGACGATTGATACCGCGATTGAAGCGATGAAGGTGGGTGCCTTCGATTACATCACCAAGCCTTATAATCTATCAGAACTGGAACTGACGATAGGAAAGGCTGTTGAAAATAAAGCGCTCAAAGAGAAAAATGATTCGATGAAAAAAATCATCGCCCAGCATAATGAATTCAACATCATCGGCGACAGCGCCAATTTTAAAGAAGTGCTCGAGATGACGAGGCGGATTGCTGACAGCGATGTGCCTGTCCTTATTGAGGGAGAAAGCGGCACCGGGAAGGAGCTGTTCGCGAAGGCACTCCATTATTGGAGCTGCCGTGCGGATGAACCATTCGTGCCTGTGAACTCCGGTGCACTCCCTGAACATCTGTTGGAAAGCGAATTGTTCGGCCATGCCCGCGGTGCTTTTACCGGAGCAAGCCAGGAGAAGAAGGGGCTGGTCGAAGCAGCGAAAGACGGGACGCTGTTTTTGGATGAGCTCGGCGAAATGCCGCTTGCTCTTCAGGTAAAATTGCTGCGCTTCCTCGAGACTGGCGAATTCCGTCGGGTCGGTGATGTCCGCGAGCGCCATGTGACTGTCCGCGTCATCGCTGCAACGAATCGCGACATGGAAAAAGAAGTCGCCGAAGGACGTTTTCGCGAAGATCTTTATTACCGGCTGAATGTTGTGAAGCTGACAATTCCGCCGCTTCGTGAACGGAAGGGTGATTTACCCGCGCTGATTGAACACTTTATCGTGAAGACCAAAGACCCGGCGAAGCAGTTGTCGGCGGAAGCTCAGGCCGCGTTAGAGCAATACGATTTTCCGGGAAATGTCCGCGAGCTGAGTCACCTGATCGAACGCGGCGTCCTGCTATCAAAGGGAAGCTTGATAGAAGCGGACGATTTGCTTTTGCCGAAACAGGTTGCCGTTGTTGCTGCTATCGTTGGTGAGGGAACCAGGCTATGCTCACTGGAAGAAGTCGAAAAAGAACACATCGAAAACGCCTTGAAGCAGATGAACTGGAACAAAACAAAGGCAGCGGACGTGCTGGGCATCAGCGTCCGGAATCTTTATCGGAAAATTGATCAATACGGGTTGAAAGAGAAGTGA
- a CDS encoding NERD domain-containing protein encodes MIAKNRSIPKEIKIYEAIVRRLPVNHPRKTEFENKLSRKRAGYKGEKELDYHISQIDHSKFTVLHDIRIPYNDTHFQIDTLFISNSFIIPIDSKYYAGTLEFYPEFNQMIQYLNGIEKVYPDPILQTKIQGRQLKAFLTSHQFSPPPFEPLVAITNSQALIKNPTQNKEVSQRVFKSPGIFYKINPFHDKYQKDVITNQDIKKMVKLLLRKNTPYLPDIKELPYSEFQKGVECPKCHTIGMERFHGLWGCKKCGHTSKDTHVTALKDFFLINGPSISNAQFSDFLNISSIHQSKRLLSALDLDSTGSTKGRIYTPGKNFQLWE; translated from the coding sequence TTGATAGCGAAAAATCGATCCATACCAAAAGAAATAAAGATTTATGAGGCAATCGTAAGACGATTACCGGTAAATCATCCACGAAAAACAGAATTCGAGAACAAATTATCCCGGAAACGCGCAGGCTACAAAGGTGAAAAAGAATTAGATTACCATATCTCACAAATCGACCACTCAAAATTCACAGTCCTTCATGATATCAGAATCCCCTACAATGATACTCATTTCCAAATTGACACTCTATTCATCTCCAATTCCTTCATCATTCCAATTGACTCCAAGTATTACGCCGGGACACTCGAATTTTACCCTGAATTCAACCAAATGATCCAATATTTAAACGGAATTGAAAAGGTATACCCTGATCCAATCCTCCAGACGAAAATACAAGGACGCCAACTCAAAGCCTTCCTAACTAGTCATCAATTTTCCCCACCTCCGTTTGAACCGCTCGTTGCCATCACCAATTCACAAGCCCTGATTAAAAATCCAACTCAAAATAAAGAAGTCAGCCAAAGAGTATTCAAGTCCCCTGGCATTTTTTATAAAATCAACCCTTTTCATGACAAATATCAAAAGGATGTAATCACAAATCAAGATATAAAGAAAATGGTCAAGCTTCTATTGCGTAAAAATACACCATATCTTCCGGACATAAAGGAACTTCCTTATAGTGAATTCCAGAAAGGAGTGGAGTGTCCCAAATGCCATACAATCGGCATGGAAAGATTTCATGGTCTATGGGGTTGCAAGAAATGTGGCCATACATCAAAGGACACACATGTTACAGCATTGAAAGATTTCTTTCTCATCAATGGGCCGTCGATTTCCAACGCGCAATTCAGCGATTTCCTCAACATTTCATCCATCCACCAGTCAAAAAGGCTGCTATCCGCACTGGACCTTGATAGCACCGGATCCACAAAAGGACGGATCTACACTCCAGGCAAGAATTTTCAGTTATGGGAATGA
- the tatA gene encoding twin-arginine translocase TatA/TatE family subunit, whose translation MLSNIGIPGLILILTLALIIFGPKKLPEIGRAFGQTLKEFKKSTRELTSDITDDIADDIKEIKKEI comes from the coding sequence ATGCTATCCAATATTGGCATTCCTGGTTTGATATTAATCCTGACTTTGGCGTTGATCATCTTCGGTCCGAAAAAGCTGCCTGAAATCGGCAGGGCGTTCGGCCAGACGTTGAAGGAATTCAAGAAATCGACTCGTGAGCTGACAAGTGATATTACCGATGACATTGCGGATGACATCAAGGAAATCAAAAAAGAAATCTAA
- a CDS encoding 4Fe-4S dicluster domain-containing protein encodes MGLFSNEKKVDYDKMVDKMLPDAKKEMDESQYDTELGLNMARDARKVISGKLKIEDFHKVYSSSLTKEFGNYYASGDGPDIRKGDGPKWAMVIDLKKCVGCDTCTVSCKAENRTPPGISYNVVMESLEGEFPNIKAVNLPRPCMQCDKPACAQVCPTRATYKMENGIVAIDNDRCIGCRYCIVACPYGARSFDFGESYEQEMQGANDVTSPEYGVERGNREKGKTPIGTVRKCSFCFHRLQRGEEPACVETCIGDARFFGDISDPNSVVSKLAASPRAFRLKEELGTHPNVIYLR; translated from the coding sequence ATGGGTCTTTTTTCAAATGAGAAAAAGGTGGATTACGATAAAATGGTCGACAAGATGCTTCCAGATGCCAAGAAGGAAATGGATGAATCCCAGTATGACACAGAGCTTGGCCTGAACATGGCGCGGGATGCAAGGAAGGTCATCAGCGGCAAACTGAAAATTGAAGACTTCCATAAAGTCTATTCTTCATCACTGACAAAGGAATTTGGCAACTACTATGCTTCTGGCGATGGACCTGACATCAGGAAGGGTGACGGTCCGAAATGGGCAATGGTCATCGACCTGAAAAAATGCGTCGGCTGTGATACATGTACGGTCAGCTGCAAGGCCGAGAACAGGACGCCGCCGGGAATTTCCTACAACGTGGTCATGGAATCACTAGAAGGTGAGTTTCCGAACATCAAGGCGGTCAACCTGCCTAGGCCGTGCATGCAGTGTGACAAACCGGCATGTGCCCAGGTTTGTCCGACAAGAGCGACTTATAAAATGGAAAACGGAATTGTCGCGATTGATAATGACCGTTGCATCGGCTGCCGCTACTGCATCGTTGCCTGCCCTTATGGCGCGCGCTCCTTCGATTTCGGCGAAAGCTATGAACAGGAAATGCAAGGCGCGAATGATGTAACGAGTCCTGAATACGGCGTCGAACGCGGCAATCGTGAAAAAGGCAAGACGCCGATCGGCACAGTCCGAAAATGCAGCTTCTGCTTCCACCGCCTGCAAAGAGGCGAAGAGCCAGCATGTGTGGAAACGTGCATTGGCGATGCTCGCTTCTTCGGTGACATCAGCGACCCGAACAGCGTGGTATCGAAGCTTGCTGCAAGTCCAAGAGCATTCCGCCTGAAGGAAGAGCTTGGAACACATCCGAATGTCATTTATCTAAGATAG